In Arcobacter ellisii, a genomic segment contains:
- a CDS encoding nitrous oxide-stimulated promoter family protein, translated as MNTEKFEIEINTLKKFYELYCKDKHKDLEEKSFELIYKDKIFSIKLNLCENCFKNINYSFEKLQACPHEIKPRCRKCPNPCYEKENWKETARVMKYSAIKLSLGKIKSRVINLFN; from the coding sequence ATGAATACTGAAAAATTTGAAATTGAAATAAATACACTTAAAAAATTTTATGAACTTTATTGTAAAGATAAACATAAAGATTTAGAAGAAAAATCTTTTGAATTAATCTATAAAGATAAAATATTTTCAATAAAATTAAATCTTTGTGAAAATTGTTTTAAAAATATCAACTACTCTTTTGAAAAATTGCAAGCTTGTCCACACGAAATAAAACCAAGATGTAGAAAATGTCCAAATCCTTGTTATGAAAAAGAAAATTGGAAAGAGACAGCAAGAGTTATGAAATACTCGGCAATTAAATTATCTTTGGGAAAAATAAAATCAAGGGTAATTAATCTTTTTAATTAA
- the ung gene encoding uracil-DNA glycosylase, which produces MTWEDVINLEKEKEYYEKLKNEIDKRYETSTVFPEKQNIFKAFSLTKLENLKVVILGQDPYHGFGQAQGLAFSTPSNIKNPPSMVNILKEINDDLGKKSICEDGDLTSWAKQGVMLLNTILTVEEGKPKSHHNLGWEIFTDNIIKYISDNKENVIFILWGSPAIAKTKLINKSKHHILTAPHPSPLSSYRGFFGCKHFSKTNEILTNLKKEAINW; this is translated from the coding sequence ATGACTTGGGAAGATGTAATAAATTTAGAAAAAGAAAAAGAGTATTATGAAAAGCTAAAAAATGAGATTGATAAAAGATATGAAACATCTACAGTTTTTCCAGAAAAACAAAATATCTTTAAAGCTTTTAGTTTAACAAAACTTGAAAATCTAAAAGTTGTAATTTTAGGACAAGACCCATATCATGGTTTTGGACAAGCACAAGGTTTAGCATTTTCAACTCCAAGTAATATTAAAAATCCTCCTTCTATGGTAAATATTTTAAAAGAGATAAATGATGATTTAGGTAAAAAATCTATTTGTGAAGATGGAGATTTAACATCTTGGGCAAAACAAGGAGTAATGCTTTTAAATACTATTTTAACAGTAGAAGAAGGCAAACCAAAATCCCATCATAATTTGGGTTGGGAAATATTTACAGATAATATCATTAAATATATTAGTGATAACAAAGAGAATGTAATCTTTATTCTTTGGGGAAGTCCAGCAATTGCTAAAACAAAATTGATAAATAAATCAAAACACCATATTTTAACAGCTCCACATCCAAGTCCACTTTCATCTTATAGAGGTTTTTTTGGGTGTAAACATTTTTCTAAAACAAATGAAATTTTGACAAATCTGAAAAAAGAGGCAATCAACTGGTAA
- a CDS encoding aldehyde dehydrogenase family protein, with product MSTIEVTSPFDGRVVGSVPFTTVEGVQKAIDTAYERFLDVDNWIPKYKRIEILENLMKIMSSQVEELTILCASEGGKPYIDSKVEIQRAINGVKIAIEQIGLQEGQEIAMGHTASSANRMAYTMKEPIGVVAAISAFNHPFNLAIHQVIPAIAVGCPVIIRPATQTPMSALRLVELLKEAGLPEGWAQAVVCDRQGGELLVTSPKTAFFTFIGSGPVGWYLNSKASAGTRSALEHGGVAPVIVEPDADIEAMIPDLVKGGFYHAGQVCVSVQRIFVHESIADTVASEIAQKASKLVVGDQLDPKTEVGPLINHNEVNRVEEWVNDAVAKGGKILTGGKRIGDSCFEPTVIVNPSDDAIISQKEIFGPVVCVYSYKTLDEAIKRANQLDVSFQAAVFTKNLDTALKAVKRLNATAVMVNDHTAFRVDWMPFGGAKTSGLGLGGIPDSMREMQNQKMMVIKSPVL from the coding sequence ATGAGTACAATAGAAGTAACATCACCATTTGACGGAAGAGTTGTTGGATCAGTTCCATTTACAACAGTTGAAGGAGTTCAAAAAGCTATCGATACTGCTTATGAGAGATTCTTAGATGTAGATAACTGGATTCCAAAATACAAAAGAATTGAAATTTTAGAAAACTTGATGAAGATTATGTCTTCTCAAGTTGAAGAATTAACAATTCTTTGTGCAAGTGAAGGTGGAAAGCCATATATTGACTCTAAAGTTGAAATTCAGAGAGCTATTAATGGTGTAAAAATTGCTATTGAACAAATTGGATTACAAGAAGGTCAAGAAATAGCTATGGGTCATACTGCTAGTTCAGCTAACAGAATGGCTTATACTATGAAAGAACCAATTGGTGTAGTTGCTGCAATTTCAGCTTTTAATCACCCATTTAACTTAGCAATTCACCAAGTAATTCCTGCAATTGCTGTTGGTTGTCCAGTTATTATTAGACCAGCAACTCAAACTCCAATGAGTGCATTAAGACTTGTTGAATTATTAAAAGAAGCTGGACTTCCTGAAGGTTGGGCACAAGCTGTTGTTTGTGATAGACAAGGTGGAGAACTTTTAGTTACATCTCCAAAAACTGCATTCTTTACATTTATTGGTTCAGGACCTGTTGGTTGGTACTTAAACTCAAAAGCAAGTGCTGGTACAAGAAGTGCGTTAGAACATGGTGGAGTGGCACCAGTAATCGTTGAGCCAGATGCTGATATTGAAGCTATGATTCCAGACTTAGTAAAAGGTGGATTCTACCACGCTGGTCAAGTTTGTGTTTCTGTTCAAAGAATTTTTGTACATGAATCAATTGCTGATACTGTAGCTTCTGAAATTGCCCAAAAAGCTTCAAAATTAGTTGTTGGTGACCAATTAGACCCAAAAACTGAAGTTGGGCCATTAATTAACCACAATGAAGTAAATAGAGTTGAAGAGTGGGTTAATGATGCAGTTGCAAAAGGTGGAAAAATTTTAACTGGTGGAAAAAGAATAGGTGATTCTTGTTTTGAACCAACTGTTATTGTAAACCCATCTGATGATGCAATTATCTCTCAAAAAGAGATTTTTGGACCAGTTGTTTGTGTATATTCTTATAAAACTTTAGATGAAGCAATTAAAAGAGCAAATCAATTAGATGTTTCATTCCAAGCAGCGGTATTTACAAAAAATCTTGATACAGCTTTAAAAGCAGTAAAAAGATTAAATGCAACAGCAGTTATGGTAAATGACCATACAGCATTTAGAGTTGACTGGATGCCGTTTGGTGGAGCTAAAACTTCTGGTTTAGGATTAGGTGGAATTCCTGATTCTATGAGAGAAATGCAAAATCAAAAAATGATGGTTATCAAATCACCAGTTTTATAA
- a CDS encoding acetolactate synthase large subunit, protein MNASELFIKALENEGVEYIFGIPGEENLDFLEALRTSNIKLILTRHEQGAGFMAATYGRLTGKVGVCISTLGPGATNFATSAAYAQLGGMPMMMITGQKPIKKSKQGRFQIVDIVGMMKPMTKYAKQVVNGNNIPSMVREAFKIATTERPGAVHIELPEDIAAEEVEFNIYPVKPFKYPTACEAAVADAIKMIEGAKRPLLLIGAGANRTRIGTALTDFVNKTGMPFFSTQMGKGVIDENHPLCLSTAALSKDDFIHCAIERADLIINVGHDVIEKPPFFMENKPDATKVIHVNFFPSEVDDTYFPQLDVVGDIAGSIQEITQAITPQAHWDFDYYARLADEIRTRLSKYFGDNRFPILPQRAVRAIRQTLNPEDIVTLDNGVYKIWFARNYRCAQPNTLLLDNALATMGAGLPSGMAAKMINPEKKVVAVCGDGGFMMNSQELETAVRLGLDLTVIILNDNAYGMIKWKQTGMGFETFGLDLGNPDFVKYAESYGATGHRPTSVEEFEKTLDACVNGKGVHLIDLAVDYSLNHAILNELLAKKQCLI, encoded by the coding sequence ATGAATGCATCAGAATTATTCATAAAAGCATTAGAAAACGAAGGTGTTGAGTATATTTTTGGAATTCCAGGTGAAGAAAATCTTGATTTTCTTGAAGCCTTAAGAACTTCAAATATTAAACTAATTTTAACAAGACATGAGCAAGGTGCAGGATTTATGGCTGCAACTTATGGAAGATTAACAGGAAAAGTTGGAGTTTGTATCTCTACACTTGGACCTGGAGCTACTAACTTTGCTACAAGTGCTGCTTATGCACAACTTGGTGGTATGCCAATGATGATGATTACAGGGCAAAAACCAATCAAAAAATCTAAACAAGGTAGATTCCAAATCGTTGATATCGTTGGTATGATGAAACCAATGACTAAATATGCTAAACAAGTTGTAAATGGAAACAACATTCCATCAATGGTAAGAGAAGCATTTAAAATCGCAACTACTGAAAGACCAGGTGCTGTACATATTGAATTACCAGAAGATATTGCAGCTGAAGAAGTTGAATTTAATATCTATCCAGTAAAACCTTTCAAATATCCAACTGCTTGTGAAGCAGCTGTTGCTGATGCAATTAAAATGATTGAAGGTGCAAAAAGACCATTATTATTAATTGGAGCAGGTGCAAATAGAACAAGAATTGGTACAGCTTTAACTGATTTTGTAAACAAAACTGGAATGCCATTCTTCTCTACTCAAATGGGTAAAGGTGTTATTGATGAAAATCACCCATTATGTTTATCAACTGCTGCATTATCTAAAGATGACTTTATTCACTGCGCAATTGAAAGAGCAGATTTAATCATCAATGTTGGTCACGATGTAATTGAAAAACCACCATTTTTTATGGAAAATAAACCAGATGCTACAAAAGTTATTCACGTTAACTTCTTCCCAAGTGAAGTTGATGATACATATTTCCCTCAATTAGACGTTGTTGGTGATATTGCTGGAAGTATCCAAGAAATTACTCAAGCAATTACTCCTCAAGCTCACTGGGATTTTGATTACTATGCAAGATTAGCAGATGAAATCAGAACAAGATTATCAAAATATTTTGGTGATAATAGATTCCCAATTTTACCTCAAAGAGCGGTACGTGCAATTAGACAAACATTAAACCCAGAAGATATCGTTACACTTGATAATGGTGTTTATAAAATCTGGTTTGCAAGAAATTATAGATGTGCACAACCAAACACATTATTACTTGACAATGCATTAGCAACTATGGGGGCTGGACTTCCTTCTGGAATGGCAGCTAAAATGATAAATCCAGAGAAAAAAGTTGTTGCTGTTTGTGGTGATGGTGGATTTATGATGAACTCTCAAGAGTTAGAAACAGCTGTAAGATTAGGATTAGACCTAACAGTTATTATCTTAAATGATAATGCATACGGTATGATTAAATGGAAACAAACAGGAATGGGATTCGAAACATTTGGTTTAGATTTAGGAAATCCTGATTTCGTTAAATACGCTGAATCATATGGTGCAACAGGACACAGACCAACTTCAGTTGAAGAGTTTGAAAAAACTTTAGATGCTTGTGTAAATGGTAAAGGTGTTCACTTAATTGATTTAGCAGTAGATTATTCATTAAATCACGCTATTTTAAATGAGCTTTTAGCAAAAAAACAATGTTTAATATAA
- a CDS encoding LemA family protein, which produces MKKILLILLLVIVLPFFYLIVTNYNNIPKLDENVKEKWSQVQNQYKRRADLIPNLVETVKAYAEHEKSTFVEVTEARSKVSAININENTLNNPALLQQFDSAQAGLSSALSKLMVVVEKYPELKANQNFQALQSQLEGTENRISVARKDFIEAVKLYNLELRTMPGKLVAAIVHPEAELKETFTASPTEQEAPKVKF; this is translated from the coding sequence ATGAAGAAAATTTTACTAATTTTGTTACTTGTAATAGTCTTACCCTTTTTCTATTTGATTGTTACAAATTATAACAACATTCCAAAACTAGATGAAAATGTAAAAGAAAAGTGGTCACAAGTACAAAACCAATATAAAAGAAGAGCTGATTTAATACCAAATCTTGTGGAAACAGTAAAAGCTTATGCAGAACATGAAAAAAGTACTTTTGTGGAAGTTACAGAAGCAAGAAGTAAAGTATCTGCTATAAATATCAATGAAAATACACTTAATAATCCAGCACTTTTACAACAATTTGATAGTGCTCAAGCAGGATTAAGTAGTGCTTTATCAAAGCTTATGGTTGTAGTTGAAAAATATCCTGAATTAAAAGCAAATCAAAATTTTCAAGCACTTCAATCACAACTTGAAGGCACAGAAAATAGAATTTCTGTAGCACGAAAAGATTTTATTGAAGCAGTTAAACTTTATAATTTAGAATTAAGAACTATGCCTGGAAAACTTGTAGCTGCAATAGTTCATCCAGAAGCAGAGTTAAAAGAGACTTTTACAGCAAGTCCAACAGAGCAAGAAGCTCCAAAAGTAAAATTCTAA
- a CDS encoding TPM domain-containing protein, translated as MILNEKEQELISKEIENLERFSSAELVAVITQKSSNYKYAGLLISIFFVFFSSFILYFLKELSILELLQYQLLIFVGINLLFENYKKLVLKILPQNYKHQKASLYAKEQFNNLGLNRTKTKQAIMFFVSLDEKYVEIITDKEISKKIPDEFWQQLVQEFIDDVKKEDFLNGYLKALKTSKAILIQHFPIQENDKNELSNEVIELK; from the coding sequence ATGATTTTAAATGAAAAAGAACAAGAACTAATTTCAAAGGAGATAGAAAATCTTGAAAGATTTTCTTCTGCTGAATTAGTTGCTGTTATAACTCAAAAAAGTTCAAACTATAAATATGCAGGATTATTAATTTCAATATTTTTTGTTTTTTTCTCTTCTTTTATTTTATATTTTTTAAAAGAGTTATCAATTTTAGAACTACTTCAATATCAACTTTTGATTTTTGTAGGAATAAATTTATTATTTGAAAATTATAAAAAATTGGTTTTAAAAATCTTACCTCAAAATTATAAACATCAAAAAGCTTCTTTATATGCAAAAGAACAATTTAATAATTTAGGACTAAATAGAACAAAAACAAAACAAGCTATTATGTTTTTTGTTAGTCTTGATGAAAAATATGTTGAGATTATTACTGATAAAGAGATTTCAAAAAAAATACCTGATGAATTTTGGCAACAATTGGTACAAGAGTTTATAGATGATGTAAAAAAAGAAGATTTTTTAAATGGATATTTAAAAGCCCTAAAAACATCAAAAGCTATTTTAATTCAACATTTTCCAATTCAAGAAAATGATAAAAATGAATTATCAAATGAAGTAATTGAGTTAAAATGA
- a CDS encoding TPM domain-containing protein, translating into MKKIILILLFIFSFLNADITQYFPKLEGRVVDEANLLSPLVKKDIDLILKEEEEKSSNQIVVVILNSLNGYTIEEYSYQLGRFWGIGQKDKNNGVLLVISMAERKIRIEVGYGLEGALTDKISHEIINYTIKPNFKANQYELGILKALNEIKAAIKGEYVAKAKTGDDFNSVFNAIIPLAFFALIFLSMIANSISKALRSQFLYKVTKSSIPSSFFGFFAYVSSQPFTTYNFLVALIIFVMVFVFNFIISKKVDFDKLAKENYTNSSNSSSGFGGFGSSSSSSGGFGGFSGGGGSFGGGGASGGW; encoded by the coding sequence ATGAAAAAAATTATATTAATTTTACTTTTTATTTTCAGTTTCTTAAATGCAGATATTACACAATATTTCCCAAAATTAGAGGGAAGAGTTGTTGATGAAGCAAATCTTTTATCTCCTTTGGTTAAAAAAGATATAGATTTAATTTTAAAAGAGGAAGAAGAGAAAAGCTCAAATCAAATTGTTGTTGTAATTCTGAACTCTTTAAACGGATATACAATCGAAGAGTATTCATATCAACTTGGAAGATTTTGGGGAATTGGTCAAAAAGATAAAAACAATGGTGTTTTACTTGTGATTTCTATGGCTGAACGAAAAATTAGAATAGAGGTTGGTTATGGACTTGAAGGTGCTTTAACTGATAAAATTTCCCATGAAATTATCAATTACACAATTAAACCAAATTTTAAAGCAAATCAATATGAACTTGGGATTTTAAAAGCTTTAAATGAGATAAAAGCTGCAATAAAAGGCGAATATGTTGCAAAAGCTAAAACAGGAGATGACTTTAACTCTGTTTTTAACGCAATTATTCCTTTAGCTTTTTTTGCTTTGATATTTCTTTCAATGATTGCAAATAGTATCTCAAAAGCCTTAAGAAGTCAGTTTTTATATAAAGTTACTAAATCATCTATCCCTTCATCTTTCTTTGGATTTTTTGCTTATGTAAGTTCTCAACCATTTACAACTTATAACTTCTTAGTTGCACTTATTATTTTTGTAATGGTTTTTGTATTTAATTTTATAATCTCAAAAAAAGTAGATTTTGATAAACTTGCAAAAGAGAATTATACAAATAGCTCAAACAGTTCATCAGGATTTGGTGGTTTTGGCTCATCTTCATCTTCAAGTGGTGGATTTGGTGGATTCTCTGGTGGCGGAGGAAGTTTTGGAGGAGGAGGCGCAAGTGGCGGCTGGTAA
- a CDS encoding HAD family hydrolase, producing the protein MAAGKKTIIFDLDGTLIDSLEDIAVCMNKVLEELNLPIHKIDDYKYFVGSGVDVLVENALKGHSLEIKNEVLKRFKKEYDQKLHENTKPYEGIYELLDELKKLDYNLAVLSNKPHDFTVQYVDYLFKDYGFKEVHGQKVEVPRKPHPIGAIAIAEALNVPCEEVFFVGDTLVDMKTAKSANMKAIGVLWGFRDEKELNEHGADFIVKHPLDILEIVKK; encoded by the coding sequence GTGGCGGCTGGTAAAAAAACAATTATATTTGATTTAGATGGAACATTAATAGACTCTTTAGAAGATATTGCAGTATGTATGAATAAAGTTTTAGAAGAGTTAAATCTTCCTATTCACAAAATTGATGATTATAAATATTTCGTAGGAAGTGGTGTTGATGTTTTAGTTGAAAATGCATTAAAAGGTCATTCATTAGAGATAAAAAATGAAGTTTTAAAAAGATTTAAAAAAGAGTATGACCAAAAACTTCATGAAAATACTAAACCTTATGAAGGCATTTATGAGTTATTAGATGAACTTAAAAAGCTTGATTATAATCTTGCTGTTTTATCAAATAAACCTCATGATTTTACAGTGCAATATGTAGATTATTTATTTAAAGATTATGGTTTCAAAGAGGTTCATGGACAAAAAGTTGAAGTTCCAAGAAAACCACATCCAATTGGAGCGATAGCTATTGCTGAGGCTTTAAATGTTCCTTGTGAAGAAGTGTTTTTTGTTGGAGATACTTTAGTTGATATGAAAACTGCAAAAAGTGCTAATATGAAAGCTATTGGTGTTTTATGGGGATTTAGAGATGAAAAAGAACTAAATGAACATGGAGCTGATTTTATAGTAAAACACCCTTTGGATATTTTAGAAATTGTAAAAAAATAA
- a CDS encoding MarR family winged helix-turn-helix transcriptional regulator codes for MAYELQKSLGFKINQAANKINNKFTHLLNQFDIAPEQRATLEIIKYEKDVNQTKIAHILGKDKTTISRTLATLEKKKFILKKQIDKRTNLIELTKLGNEILEKSATQVKEFRTTLFSNLENEEVNVLVNLLEKVASNVEEL; via the coding sequence ATGGCTTATGAATTACAAAAATCTCTTGGTTTTAAAATAAACCAAGCAGCAAATAAAATCAATAATAAATTTACACACTTATTAAATCAATTTGATATTGCCCCTGAACAAAGGGCAACACTTGAAATTATTAAATATGAAAAAGATGTAAATCAAACAAAAATCGCACATATTTTAGGAAAAGATAAAACAACTATAAGTAGAACTCTTGCTACTTTAGAAAAAAAGAAGTTTATTTTAAAAAAACAAATAGATAAAAGAACAAATTTAATTGAACTTACAAAACTAGGAAATGAGATTTTAGAAAAAAGTGCTACTCAAGTCAAAGAGTTTAGAACTACCCTATTTTCAAATTTAGAAAATGAAGAAGTAAATGTACTTGTTAATTTACTTGAAAAAGTTGCATCAAATGTTGAAGAGTTATAA
- a CDS encoding multidrug effflux MFS transporter, which yields MRKSINHLYLIVLLSILSSVAPMGIDTYLPSIPEIAKSLYVSIDKIELSLSIFLIGFSIGQIFGGPISDKYGRKLSSIFGLLGYALFSFIIIFSTTIYELWIYRFFEAFFGGIVVVNAAAAVRDRFHGAEAAKVFSLIGIVRSLAPLLAPAIGAFIIHFFSWEAVFIFLTLYALVVAFFIYKDLPESYTYVKQNIFESYKIVLTHKTAMKAMLTLGFSFGGFFIIIAKTSFIYIEHFKIPTDYFPFFFGINFILLVLMIKVNVNLLKKYNDLLILKTAIFVQIVVGIIFIFTQENISLILIVILIASYMSMMAFIFGNCMALALEHFPKNAGVASGVIGVLQFGLGAIISSIALSYHNDTFLPIALSITFISIISFLIIRTYK from the coding sequence ATGCGAAAATCAATTAATCATTTATATTTAATAGTTTTATTGTCCATTTTATCATCTGTTGCACCAATGGGAATTGATACTTATTTACCTTCGATTCCTGAAATTGCAAAATCACTTTATGTTAGTATTGATAAAATAGAGTTATCTTTATCAATCTTTTTAATAGGTTTTTCAATTGGACAAATTTTTGGTGGACCAATTTCTGATAAATATGGAAGAAAACTTAGTTCAATTTTTGGTCTTTTAGGTTATGCCCTTTTTAGTTTTATAATAATTTTTAGTACAACAATTTATGAGTTATGGATTTATAGATTTTTTGAAGCATTTTTTGGAGGAATTGTAGTTGTAAATGCAGCTGCTGCGGTAAGAGATAGATTTCATGGAGCAGAAGCTGCAAAAGTATTTTCACTAATTGGAATTGTAAGAAGTTTAGCTCCACTTTTAGCACCAGCTATTGGAGCGTTTATTATTCACTTTTTCTCTTGGGAAGCTGTATTTATATTTTTAACACTTTATGCTTTAGTAGTTGCATTTTTTATATATAAAGATTTACCTGAAAGTTATACATATGTGAAACAAAATATTTTTGAATCATATAAAATAGTATTAACCCATAAAACAGCAATGAAAGCTATGTTAACACTTGGATTTAGTTTTGGTGGATTTTTTATTATTATTGCAAAGACTTCATTTATCTATATTGAGCATTTTAAAATCCCAACAGATTATTTTCCTTTTTTCTTTGGAATAAATTTTATTTTATTGGTTTTAATGATAAAAGTAAATGTAAACTTACTAAAAAAATATAATGATTTACTTATTTTAAAGACAGCTATTTTCGTACAAATAGTTGTTGGAATCATATTTATCTTCACTCAAGAAAATATTAGTTTGATTTTAATTGTAATTTTAATTGCAAGTTATATGAGTATGATGGCATTTATTTTTGGAAATTGTATGGCATTAGCCTTAGAACACTTTCCTAAAAATGCAGGAGTTGCTTCTGGAGTAATTGGTGTTTTACAGTTTGGATTGGGAGCGATTATCTCTTCAATAGCACTAAGTTATCACAATGATACTTTTTTACCTATTGCTTTAAGTATAACATTCATTTCTATAATCTCATTTTTGATTATTAGAACATATAAATAA
- a CDS encoding DUF2798 domain-containing protein has protein sequence MIIKRKYERIVFAFVMSFIMSFIMSFVITFINLGFIDGFILIWLEAWVKAFFVAFPVITIISPLVKFLVHKLLKD, from the coding sequence ATGATAATAAAAAGAAAATATGAAAGAATAGTTTTTGCTTTTGTAATGAGTTTTATAATGAGTTTCATCATGAGTTTTGTAATTACATTTATAAATTTAGGTTTTATTGATGGATTTATATTAATTTGGCTCGAAGCTTGGGTTAAAGCCTTTTTTGTAGCTTTTCCAGTTATTACTATTATTTCACCTTTGGTGAAATTTTTAGTTCATAAATTATTGAAAGATTAG
- a CDS encoding bacteriohemerythrin, whose product MKQETNNISIIWKSEYNINNFTIDREHQDLFSIAREALNTSKLKNDKDQIDKLKKVITKLFDYVGTHFNNEQKYMENISYPDIEEHKFLHKNMLNMLTNLVSELNTMELEQIQKSLYNFIEEYFIKHIILEDKKIQLWNTNLDDLKKNFGWKEIYSVQNPAIDAEHKKLFDIAQEAFIEVEPQQKAQKIKNVLTKLYDYMKTHFKHEEEYMQEINYPNIKEHKKLHHKIIEDINSLVRRLPSLNEELFEKELAKLIDIALVQHIIQEDRKIITWAKSI is encoded by the coding sequence ATGAAACAAGAAACTAATAATATTTCTATTATTTGGAAATCTGAATACAATATAAACAACTTTACAATAGATAGAGAACATCAAGATCTATTTTCTATTGCAAGGGAAGCTTTAAATACTTCAAAACTAAAAAATGACAAAGACCAGATCGATAAACTAAAAAAAGTTATTACAAAACTTTTTGATTATGTTGGAACTCATTTTAATAATGAACAAAAATATATGGAAAATATAAGTTATCCAGATATTGAAGAACATAAATTTTTACATAAAAATATGTTAAATATGCTAACAAACTTAGTCTCTGAACTAAACACTATGGAATTAGAACAAATACAAAAATCTTTATATAACTTTATTGAAGAATATTTTATAAAACATATTATTTTAGAAGATAAAAAAATCCAACTTTGGAATACTAATCTTGATGATTTAAAGAAAAACTTTGGGTGGAAAGAGATTTATAGTGTACAAAATCCTGCAATTGATGCTGAGCATAAAAAACTATTTGATATAGCACAAGAAGCGTTTATAGAAGTTGAACCTCAGCAAAAAGCACAAAAAATAAAAAATGTTTTAACTAAACTCTATGATTATATGAAAACTCATTTTAAACATGAAGAGGAGTATATGCAAGAGATTAATTATCCAAATATAAAAGAGCATAAAAAACTTCATCATAAAATAATTGAAGATATAAATAGTTTAGTAAGAAGACTTCCTAGTTTAAATGAAGAGTTATTTGAAAAAGAGCTTGCAAAACTTATTGATATTGCACTTGTTCAACATATTATTCAAGAAGATAGAAAAATCATAACTTGGGCAAAATCAATTTAG